The Methanomassiliicoccales archaeon genomic sequence GAGCTCGATCCTCTTGTCCTCTGATAAGCTAACAGCCCCAAAGGCGCTGGGATCATTTACACGCCATAAGGCAATCATGCCAATCCCACCTTTCTGGCGGTGTTCCTCGATCATTGCTGCAACATCTATCGATGAGATGATGTCACCGTTGCACGCTACAAACGTATCATCGAGATAACGGCTTACGTTCTTCAGGGCACCGCCCGTTCCCAGCGGCTCTCGCTCCTCGACGAGGATGACTTTTCTACCATGAGTCTTTTTAAAGTAATCCTCTAGGACATCCTTTTTATAATTGACAGCGAGGAAAACTGTATCAATGTAGCGGGGAAGGGAGTCGATGATGTGCGAGATGAGCGGCTTATCGACTAAGGGGATGAGCGGTTTTGGTATTATATTTGTCAACGGTCTGAGACGTGTGCCCATCCCTCCAGCGAGGATTACTGCCTTCATGGTCTGCGAGCCACTTCGTCGGGACTACTGACCCAATATGATTGTCAAATTTCACAGCGGAGCGATGCTGACGACGTTGTTTCCCCTTAGTATAACAGTGCCCAAGCGCCGTGTCTGATCAGCTGTGCGCTCTTCGGTGTCTTCGAGAACCATATTCATATAATCATCATATCCCGCGAGTCTTCCTTCCAATATCCTGTTGTCCTTCAACAAGAGTGATATTTTCTTGTTCATTGACTTCTCTAACAGCGCAAGCGGCATTACCATAGTATCCCTTAATCCAGTCATCGTAGGTAAAGAATTTAAACCTTTCTTTTTGAAAAAATTCAAGGTATTTTCTGGACGCGCAGATACCTTCTGTTAGAGGGGGCCGAGCATCCTGTAACCTGATCTATTTTCACTTAACTACAATAAGAAATCATCGAGCAAAAGAGTGTTATGTTATTAGATGCGATGACGCACAGACGATTTGACTTGGTGAAACGATATCAGAAACATTTCAGATGGAAGTAATGTCGGTATTTGAGGGATTCTACTCGCTAAGT encodes the following:
- a CDS encoding LSM domain-containing protein, whose translation is MTGLRDTMVMPLALLEKSMNKKISLLLKDNRILEGRLAGYDDYMNMVLEDTEERTADQTRRLGTVILRGNNVVSIAPL